The Stomoxys calcitrans chromosome 3, idStoCalc2.1, whole genome shotgun sequence genome includes a region encoding these proteins:
- the LOC131996071 gene encoding uncharacterized protein LOC131996071 encodes MVRQQLYKRQNEIGEYIINLKQSCLKETARSVAKETCKAQLGQVWQEFKNNHTKLTELGITEEPYFKNKYYEKVNSLVEEICAALETNEDAASQLETGKTESSGLKLQQIQPQENGESKNEKERIAGKRKERIRKLIRKLVGELLELEQLNIKVLLEEAKRSWETQMNQINDLLWELTINHEGSYEDITKEVDEVENLYKRSKTTLILRLDKCKEERCPIKLAEIKIPDFYGNVEEWPSFHDLYKKLVHEAESLSDVEKMFYLKAHIKGEASKVIKHLPADGSNYQPAWEILNQRFGNKRILFQTILDRLLDQPHVCSENAKQVKGLLDTTIECVQGLKAMKCNIEDAVMARVIIRKLDKEGLLLYEQHTKKSKEIQELKDVLEFLEERYQNLEAAGTKKYSSNYNHRQQQPMKSTTLYTDKSACLYCRKQGHLTEECRSLLRLPVAERVSWVKTKNICHRCLNHNQNARCDSTIKCGTCGFKHHSVLHLTKTSTTCVANGTRSVLLATAQVQVKNIHEEMVTLKALVDQGSQSTFLREEAAQILQIPREKANMELHGLGDNLVGVAKSKVKVRIHPRFPSNYSLDVEALILPALASVHLDSSLVHNQGVWKNFQLADPNYYKNERIDMVLGGDVYVDILKNGIHKKHGMLGQHTKLGLMLSGPLTIRVPVAKKGVNVTTEIERFWETEELDMDMVTNDDSDFDAENPGAEDDDAEDDDEDDDEDEDDDGDDDDDDEEEDEDESEDEEVQQPKAKQPKLDKPEKQQNGVAKQKEQPPTEKKSKKEKKKQKQKEQQQQQQQQQNKQDKQQKAGGERSLSGGVKVVDIRVGNGPEAKPGKSSQVYYEGRLLSNNKVFDSVKTGAGFKFRLGRGEVIKGLDVGVVGMKVGGKRRITCPPHMAYGSRGSPPTIPPNSTLVFEVDQRFDDFAADSFWKKLALVNSWMFKVFNQTTGHIQCSSRSQRIIELPLQGVLEVEPGCTVRTLGTTITAPLSLQSSRDVEDRVNFTADLAQIEEFNMLPLGPMIINHTRQVDEVMTKLRDVQKTNVDLRGLQFHHMSGHAALILAQGHCVTINKHTFSRLH; translated from the exons atggtTCGTCAGCAGTTATACAAGCGTCAAAATGAGATTGGTGAATATATCATCAATTTGAAGCAAAGCTGCCTTAAGGAAACCGCAAGAAGTGTGGCTAAGGAAACCTGCAAAGCCCAGTTGGGGCAAGTTTGGCAGGAATTCAAAAATAACCACACGAAGTTAACCGAATTGGGTATCACCGAGGAACCGTActttaaaaacaagtattatgAGAAGGTGAACTCATTGGTGGAGGAAATCTGTGCAGCCCTAGAGACGAACGAGGATGCAGCCAGCCAATTGGAAACTGGAAAAACTGAATCGTCggggttgaaattacaacaaatCCAACCGCAGGAAAATGGGGAGTCCAAAAATGAGAAGGAAAGAATAGCGGGAAAAAGGAAGGAAAGAATAAGAAAACTTATTCGAAAGTTAGTAGGAGAACTACTAGAGTTGGAACAACTCAATATTAAAGTCTTGCTGGAAGAAGCAAAAAGATCATGGGAAACACAGATGAATCAAATTAATGATCTATTATGGGAACTCACTATCAACCATGAGGGGTCTTACGAAGACATCACTAAAGAAGTTGATGAAGTAGAAAACCTCTACAAAAGAAGTAAAACAACGCTGATCTTAAGATTGGACAAATGTAAGGAGGAGAGATGTCCTATAAAACTAGCGGAGATAAAAATACCGGACTTCTACGGTAACGTGGAAGAATGGCCATCTTTCCATGATTTATACAAGAAGCTCGTACATGAGGCCGAGAGCTTATCGGACGTTGAGAAAATGTTTTATCTGAAAGCTCATATTAAAGGAGAAGCGTCAAAAGTAATTAAACATTTACCGGCAGATGGAAGCAATTACCAGCCAGCGTGGGAGATACTAAATCAACGCTTtggaaataaaagaattttgtttcaaaCGATACTAGACCGATTGTTAGATCAACCCCATGTGTGTAGTGAGAacgctaaacaagtaaaaggattACTTGATACAACAATTGAATGCGTCCAAGGGTTAAAAGCAATGAAATGCAACATCGAGGATGCTGTAATGGCGCGTGTAATCATCCGTAAGCTAGACAAAGAAGGTTTATTATTATACGAGCAGCATACAAAGAAATCGAAAGAAATTCAGGAGCTTAAAGATGTTTTGGAGTTCTTGGAGGaacgatatcaaaatttggaggcAGCAGGTACAAAGAAGTACAGCAGCAATTACAATCATCGGCAACAGCAGCCTATGAAAAGTACGACACTCTATACGGATAAAAGTGCGTGTCTATACTGTAGAAAACAAGGACACTTAACGGAAGAATGTCGAAGTCTGTTGAGATTGCCAGTGGCGGAACGAGTATCAtgggttaaaacaaaaaatatatgccaTAGATGCTTGAACCACAATCAGAATGCAAGATGCGATAGTACCATCAAATGTGGAACCTGTGGGTTTAAACATCATTCGGTACTCCATCTAACTAAGACATCCACTACATGTGTTGCTAACGGGACAAGGAGTGTCCTACTGGCAACGGCTCAGGTGCAGGTCAAGAATATACATGAAGAGATGGTTACCTTGAAAGCTTTGGTGGACCAAGGATCACAGTCAACGTTTTTAAGGGAAGAAGCAGCACAGATACTTCAAATCCCTCGAGAAAAGGCCAATATGGAATTGCATGGACTAGGTGACAATTTGGTGGGAgttgcaaaatcaaaagtaaaagtTAGGATCCATCCGAGATTTCCCAGCAACTATTCACTCGATGTCGAAGCTCTTATTTTACCAGCGTTAGCTTCCGTCCATTTGGATTCTTCGTTAGTACACAACCAGGGTGTATGGAAAAACTTTCAATTGGCTGATCCAAACTACTACAAGAACGAGAGGATAGATATGGTGCTTGGCGGAGATGTGTATGTGGACATACTAAAGAACGGAATACATAAGAAGCATGGAATGTTGGGGCAACATACCAAGCTGGGATTAATGTTGTCCGGCCCATTAACGATTCGAGTCCCAGTAGCGAAAAAAGGTGTCAATGTCACTACAGAGATTGAAAGATTTTGGGAAACTGAAGAGTTGGATATGGACATGGTTACAAACGATGACAGCGATTTTGATGCAGAAAATCCCGGAGCGGAAGACGATGACGCCGAGGATGATGACGAGGACGACGACGAAGATGAGGACgacgatggtgatgatgatgacgacgacgaggAGGAGGATGAAGATGAGTCGGAGGATGAAGAGGTACAACAACCCAAAGCCAAACAACCTAAATTGGATAAGCCCGAGAAACAACAAAACGGCGTAGCCAAACAAAAGGAGCAACCCCCAACTGAGAAGAAatcgaaaaaagaaaagaaaaaacagaaacaaaaggagcaacaacaacagcagcagcaacagcaaaatAAACAAGATAAGCAACAAAAAGCTGGTGGTGAACGCTCCCTTTCTGGCGGCGTAAAAGTTGTGGACATTCGTGTGGGCAATGGACCAGAAGCTAAACCCGGTAAAAGTTCTCAGGTCTACTACGAAGGTCGCTTGCTTTCCAACAATAAGGTATTCGATAGCGTGAAAACAGGCGCTGGCTTCAAATTCCGGTTGGGGCGCGGTGAAGTTATCAAAGGCTTGGATGTCGGTGTCGTCGGCATGAAAGTCGGTGGAAAACGTCGCATAACTTGTCCTCCACATATGGCATATGGTTCACGCGGTTCTCCACCAACCATACCACCTAACAGCACATTGGTATTCGAAGTCGACCAAAGA TTTGATGACTTTGCTGCGGATTCATTTTGGAAGAAATTGGCGCTAGTAAACAGCTGGATGTTTAAAGTTTTCAACCAGACAACGGGACATATTCAATGCTCGAGCCGCTCACAACGAATAATAGAGTTACCCCTGCAAGGCGTCTTGGAAGTGGAACCTGGCTGCACCGTTAGAACCCTAGGAACAACAATCACTGCGCCGTTAAGCCTCCAGTCTAGTCGAGATGTAGAAGATAGAGTGAATTTCACAGCAGACTTAGCTCAGATTGAAGAATTTAACATGCTTCCTTTGGGACCAATGATTATCAATCACACCCGCCAAGTTGATGAAGTGATGACGAAGCTTAGAGATGTCCAGAAAACAAATGTCGATCTAAGGGGCTTGCAGTTTCATCATATGAGTGGTCATGCTGCTCTTATTTTA gCACAAGGTCATTGTGTCACTATAAACAAACACACTTTCTCACGCCTGCATTAA